The Salvelinus namaycush isolate Seneca chromosome 11, SaNama_1.0, whole genome shotgun sequence DNA window ACAAGGTAAGGGACTGTAACCTCTGACCTTTGTGGCAGGTTTACAGGTATTGGCAAAGCATGTGATCAGATGATGTTATCGCTAGGGAGAGGAGGTCAACTGTCCAGGGGAACACTGTTTACATATTCACTGTAAACATTTTGGATAAAAAAAATTGATATTAACCTATTTTGGAATTGAATCTTATTTCATACAACTTTTGAGTTATTTTCTTTGAAGTTGTATTGTATCTTTGCTGGTAGATGGCAATGATTTTGGCCAAGAGCATTATATGTATAGCTTTTTGTTCATTCGTCTCTTAACTGCAATAGCGTCTTTCATTTAGACGTTAAATACCCGGCAGAAAACTAGTCATGGCTGTACAGCGTGTGCCTTACAATCAATAGCTGCCGGGCGCTCTGGAATTATACGTTTCACAGCATTTAGTGCATGTCCagaccccccaaaaatgtttttctAGCGTACATGTAGCAGGCATAAAAAAGTTTTGGGGTCTTACCATGCCTTAGAAGTATTCCATGTTGTCATAATAATGCCAGTCAAAAAATGGTCAGAGGTCAAATATGGGTCAGATTACGGTAATATTGCCAAAAAAGATCCAGTAAAACTTcttcaacactatacatgtcctTTGCTCAAAGCAAGCAGTTTGCAGATGGACTCACCACCAAGTGACCTCAATATGTCATACAGTTTTAACTAAATACTAAAAGGTGGAACTTGTCAGAGGTTTCTCCTTATCCAATATCAATTTACAAGCACTCACTCTCAGGGACATTGCATGCCTTGGGCATGGGGCCTAGCCTTGACCCAAAGTGAGAGAACGCTTGCTTtatttaagctttatttaactaggcaagtcagttatgaacaaattcttatttacaatgacggcctacaccggcctaACCAGGACGATTCTGGACCAATtttgcgcctccctatgggactcccaatcacgggcggttgtgatacagccttgatAGCACTAACCTGTGTGATACTGATGTGTGTTTATTGTTCCATCAGTGTCAAAGGTTATACAGGTTGAGGGGTTATATAGAAAGTGCCATGAAGCTACTGTGGAGCCTGCTGCTGCTGGGCCTGCTGCTGGCTGGGAGCTTTAGCGTGGCTCAGGAGGAAGATGGAGAAGAGGCAGAGGAACCAGCCGAGGAGGCAGCTGTAGAAGATGAAGAGGCAGCTGCAGACACTGAAGAGGCGGCGGTGGAGGTGGCAGAGCCTGAGGGTCCTGGGACAGAAGCCGGCCTGACTGACGACCGGCAGCCTTGTGCCATGTGGCTGGGAGGAGTGCCAGGCACTCCAGGGCACAGTGGGCACCTAGGGAGAGACGGGAGAGACGGGCACGATGGCCCTCGAGGTGATAAAGGAGACACAGGTAAGAAGACCAACTGTACTTTGCTGTTGCTACAACATCCAAAGTTCACAGTAAATCTAATCACAGTAACCCGCATGAGGCACAGTCAACGAACACCAGTACAGGCCTCTAAGTTCGCCCCGACTCTGGTGATGTCTTTGTGTGTACAGGTGAACCAGGTGAGAAGGGAGAGCCCGGCGAAAAGGGCGACAACGGTGCTCCGGGACCTCGCGGTTTCCCGGGCAACCCCGGTCTGAAGGGGGCACAGGGCGAGAGCGCCCTGTTATATCACTCCTCCTTCAGCGTGGGCCTGACAGATCCCGTCCCCGCCACCAACGTTCCCATCCGTTTCAACAAATTCTTCCACAACGAGCAGCACCACTACAATGACGTGAGCGGAAAGTTCCATTGCCTCCTCCCAGGGGTCTACTTCTTCACATACCACCTCACAGTCTACACCAAAGATGCTCGGGTGAGCCTGTTCAAGAACGACAAGCCCGTCATGTTCACCTACGACCAGTACCACGAGGGCAACGTGGACCAGGCCTCGGGGGCCCTCATACTGAGGCTGCAGTCTGGGGACGAGGTTTGGCTGCAGATCTACGGAGATGAGGATTTTGGGGGGGTGTATGCTGACAACACCAACGACTCCACCTTCTCCGGGTTTCTTTTGTATCCCGACATGGGAGAGTTGGAGGAAAGGAGACGTCGCTCTGTTGGAGTTAGTAGACACTGAGGTTGTGCAGGACCTGAAGGGTGATATATAGAGTTGGGTGGGCTGTAGTGACTTTTTCCTGACTGCTCTATAGACATACATTGCCCTCTGACTGGGGACTGTGGGGGGAGGGGTAATAAGTAGCTTCTAAAATTAGTACATTTTTAAAAGGGTGCACCAAATGTTTTAAACTTGTGTTAGTTCTATAATCTATAACCTGTTCCGTTTCAAATGTTAGGTGGATTCTAGCATTAGAGACATTAGTATTCAATATAATAAGTTGTGCACAGACAAAAAGTTTATTGACTAGATGGCTTTATGTCAGTGTCACATATTGTATCTgtgaaataataaaatgtgttatAGCAAATGTAAAATGTCATCATATATGCTTTCTTTGTcagatagccatttcacatagCAGTGGTTTGTAAACAAGATCAGCTGCTACTA harbors:
- the LOC120055465 gene encoding adiponectin-like; amino-acid sequence: MKLLWSLLLLGLLLAGSFSVAQEEDGEEAEEPAEEAAVEDEEAAADTEEAAVEVAEPEGPGTEAGLTDDRQPCAMWLGGVPGTPGHSGHLGRDGRDGHDGPRGDKGDTGEPGEKGEPGEKGDNGAPGPRGFPGNPGLKGAQGESALLYHSSFSVGLTDPVPATNVPIRFNKFFHNEQHHYNDVSGKFHCLLPGVYFFTYHLTVYTKDARVSLFKNDKPVMFTYDQYHEGNVDQASGALILRLQSGDEVWLQIYGDEDFGGVYADNTNDSTFSGFLLYPDMGELEERRRRSVGVSRH